A genomic region of Calditrichota bacterium contains the following coding sequences:
- a CDS encoding tyrosine--tRNA ligase, with protein MFPSVNEQMDLIRRGTDEIIPEEELVKKLERSIKENKPLRIKEGFDPTAPDIHLGHMVSIRKLRQFQQLGHQVIFLIGDFTGMIGDPSGRNEMRKHMTKEDVLKNAETYKEQIFKVLDPEKTLIDFNSRWHGKLMFEDVLVLTSKYTVARMLERDDFKKRMKAGKPISIMEFLYPLVQAYDSVALKADVELGGTDQKFNLLVGRDIMSEYGLEPQVILTMPLLVGLDGTEKMSKSLGNYIGINEPPNDMFGKTMSIPDNLIYTYFELATDVPNEELEQIKKQLEDPGINPRDLKAKLAFEIVKIYHGETAAKSAREEFERVFSQKQLPDDMPEFVLKKSEGKIWIVRLMASAGLVKTNAEARRLIQQGAVSIDGQKITDTNLEIQPEKDFVLKVGKRRFLKVKIVE; from the coding sequence ATGTTTCCAAGCGTGAATGAACAGATGGATTTGATTCGTCGGGGTACCGATGAAATTATTCCTGAAGAAGAACTGGTAAAAAAATTGGAGCGCTCCATTAAGGAAAACAAGCCGCTGCGCATTAAAGAAGGATTTGACCCCACGGCGCCGGACATTCATCTGGGACACATGGTGAGCATCCGAAAATTACGCCAATTCCAGCAATTGGGACACCAGGTCATTTTCCTGATCGGCGATTTTACCGGCATGATTGGTGACCCCTCCGGCCGCAATGAAATGCGCAAGCACATGACAAAGGAAGATGTGCTTAAAAATGCCGAAACCTACAAAGAACAAATCTTTAAGGTGCTCGATCCCGAAAAGACCCTTATCGATTTTAACAGTCGCTGGCACGGCAAATTGATGTTTGAAGATGTGCTGGTTCTGACATCCAAATACACCGTTGCCCGGATGCTGGAACGCGACGATTTTAAAAAACGGATGAAAGCCGGCAAGCCGATCTCCATTATGGAATTTCTTTACCCGCTGGTGCAGGCCTACGATTCCGTCGCTCTGAAAGCCGATGTGGAGCTGGGAGGCACCGACCAGAAATTTAACCTGCTGGTGGGTCGGGACATCATGAGCGAGTACGGCCTGGAGCCGCAGGTAATCCTCACCATGCCCCTGCTGGTGGGCCTGGACGGCACTGAAAAAATGAGTAAAAGCCTGGGAAACTACATCGGGATTAACGAGCCCCCCAACGACATGTTCGGCAAAACCATGTCCATCCCCGATAACCTGATCTACACCTATTTTGAATTGGCGACAGACGTTCCCAACGAAGAACTTGAGCAGATCAAAAAACAATTGGAAGACCCCGGTATTAACCCAAGGGATTTAAAGGCAAAGCTGGCATTCGAAATTGTAAAAATTTACCACGGTGAAACGGCAGCAAAAAGCGCCCGTGAGGAATTTGAACGGGTCTTCAGCCAGAAACAGCTTCCTGACGATATGCCCGAGTTTGTGCTGAAGAAATCAGAGGGCAAAATCTGGATTGTGCGCCTGATGGCCTCCGCCGGATTGGTGAAAACCAACGCCGAGGCCCGGCGGCTTATTCAACAGGGAGCCGTGAGTATTGATGGACAAAAAATCACCGATACCAATCTGGAAATCCAACCGGAAAAAGATTTTGTTCTAAAGGTCGGCAAACGACGGTTTTTAAAGGTGAAGATTGTAGAATAA
- the smpB gene encoding SsrA-binding protein SmpB, with translation MGNDSIKIVTTNRKAYHDYHILETHEAGIELVGTEVKSLREGKCNLKDSYATVKNGEVFLLNMHISPYSHGTAFNHEPTRTRKLLLHRAEIDKLTGKIKEKGLTLVPLKIYFKRGRAKVELGLVKGKHTYDKRKDIAKRDMEREMKREIKQKVKY, from the coding sequence ATGGGAAATGACTCCATAAAAATTGTAACAACAAACCGAAAAGCCTATCACGATTACCACATTCTGGAAACCCATGAGGCAGGTATTGAGCTGGTTGGAACAGAAGTAAAGTCGCTGCGGGAAGGCAAGTGCAATCTTAAAGATAGCTACGCAACGGTTAAGAACGGTGAAGTGTTCCTGCTGAATATGCACATCAGCCCGTATTCACACGGGACGGCCTTTAATCACGAGCCGACACGCACCCGAAAACTACTGCTGCACCGTGCCGAAATCGACAAGCTGACCGGCAAGATCAAAGAAAAAGGACTGACGCTGGTCCCCCTTAAAATCTACTTTAAGCGCGGACGCGCCAAGGTGGAACTGGGATTGGTCAAAGGAAAACACACCTACGACAAGCGGAAAGACATTGCCAAACGCGATATGGAACGGGAAATGAAGCGGGAAATAAAGCAGAAGGTGAAGTACTAG
- the uppP gene encoding undecaprenyl-diphosphatase UppP, which yields MTLTQSIILGLIQGLTEFLPVSSSGHLVLAEAILHIQKQGITFEVFVHFGTLLAVVVAFWSDIVAMFQAALRWIAHPGQTGHLWKTDKGFRLLILLVIGTIPAGIIGVLFDKTIESAFSEPRFVSIMLLITGVILLLSRFGKTRRSTPTTSDSILIGSAQAFAIIPGISRSGSTISAAMLLGLEKNEAARFSFLLAVPAIFGAFVLKLKDLLAGPAIPHAEVLSLGIGTLVSFISGYFAIILLLDLVKRGKFSWFAVYCFALGLFGLIYFM from the coding sequence ATGACACTCACACAATCTATTATTTTGGGTCTGATTCAGGGACTGACCGAGTTTTTGCCCGTCAGCAGCTCGGGACATCTGGTGCTGGCAGAAGCCATTTTGCATATTCAAAAACAGGGCATTACGTTCGAGGTTTTTGTTCATTTCGGAACTCTTTTGGCCGTGGTTGTGGCCTTTTGGTCAGACATCGTGGCCATGTTTCAAGCGGCTCTTCGGTGGATCGCCCATCCCGGACAAACCGGCCATCTCTGGAAAACCGACAAGGGCTTCCGACTGCTGATCCTTCTGGTGATTGGGACCATTCCCGCAGGAATCATTGGCGTTTTGTTTGATAAAACAATTGAGAGCGCTTTTTCCGAACCCCGCTTTGTGTCCATTATGCTCTTGATCACCGGCGTGATTTTGCTCCTTTCCCGATTCGGAAAAACCAGGCGAAGCACGCCCACAACGTCCGATTCCATTCTTATTGGTTCGGCTCAGGCGTTTGCCATTATCCCGGGAATTTCGCGCTCCGGGTCAACCATTTCCGCTGCCATGTTGCTGGGATTGGAAAAAAATGAAGCGGCTCGTTTTTCCTTTTTATTGGCCGTACCTGCCATTTTCGGAGCCTTTGTTCTTAAGCTTAAGGATTTACTTGCCGGGCCGGCGATTCCTCACGCCGAGGTTTTGTCTCTCGGGATCGGCACACTCGTTTCATTCATTTCGGGTTACTTTGCCATTATTCTCTTGTTGGACCTCGTTAAGCGGGGAAAATTTAGCTGGTTTGCCGTTTACTGTTTTGCACTGGGTCTTTTTGGATTGATCTATTTTATGTAA
- a CDS encoding porin family protein — translation MKKMGWLAFAIALLVSFSSLGQAQNNLQIGLNAAGGGIGFVNPSGGIGSTISLAGNAELGTFMKDFHLVGFAQFWTKKYAEGVYWDWKWTEMVFGGGAKYYFNLENMPFKPYAGAGLAFVFSRSSWNYTGPASIYIKNSESNTNLDFGAQIFGGAEYSINPKMTAYAELRYHTDGVDFLGIYAGVLYRLK, via the coding sequence ATGAAAAAAATGGGATGGTTGGCTTTTGCGATTGCCCTGCTTGTATCCTTTTCATCATTGGGGCAGGCGCAGAACAATTTACAGATAGGCTTGAATGCTGCAGGTGGAGGAATTGGTTTTGTAAATCCCTCAGGCGGCATTGGCAGTACAATTTCGTTGGCTGGGAATGCTGAACTGGGAACCTTTATGAAGGACTTTCATCTGGTTGGATTTGCGCAGTTCTGGACCAAGAAATATGCCGAGGGGGTCTATTGGGATTGGAAGTGGACAGAGATGGTTTTCGGAGGCGGCGCTAAATATTATTTTAACCTTGAAAATATGCCCTTCAAACCCTATGCCGGTGCGGGTTTGGCCTTCGTGTTTAGCCGGTCCAGTTGGAATTATACGGGACCCGCCAGTATTTATATCAAAAACAGTGAATCAAATACAAATCTGGATTTTGGCGCTCAGATTTTTGGCGGTGCCGAATATTCAATTAATCCGAAAATGACCGCCTATGCCGAACTTCGTTATCACACGGACGGGGTGGATTTTCTCGGGATTTACGCCGGTGTTCTTTATCGCCTAAAATAG
- a CDS encoding tetratricopeptide repeat protein — translation MNKIKTIVLLVLGGVLLAYFAGCNSTAFTSAKVYLQQDNIDKAIEQLEIEVKQNPSNAEAHYLLGASYAKLGKFELMNKEFDESLKLTDKYKKNIQNYRLKYWGENYNRGVRLLKAKKYDDAIKSFETAIRIDSTRAESYQNMAFAYIKKNNIKKAEELYKKVLELKKDDPKIYFTLGSVYYNEKQYDQAIKMFEKAIELDPNNKDAFSYLALAYDMTGNSQKAFDMYKKAIKNNPNDTDLLFNLGRLYFQKEDWPNAIKIFEQLAQKTPNDYDVVYNLGNAYLYYGDKITKERRKLEESGKKISKSDLQKLKDQEKAEYTKAVTYLEKAVKIKPDNPNAWYNLAVAYVRIGESKKGKAAFDKADELKKNK, via the coding sequence ATGAACAAGATAAAAACCATTGTTTTGTTAGTCCTTGGGGGAGTGTTGTTGGCCTATTTTGCCGGGTGTAATAGTACGGCCTTTACGTCCGCCAAGGTTTACCTGCAGCAGGATAACATTGACAAAGCCATCGAACAGTTGGAAATTGAAGTCAAACAGAATCCATCCAATGCCGAAGCACACTATCTGTTGGGCGCATCCTACGCAAAACTGGGTAAGTTTGAACTCATGAACAAAGAGTTTGACGAGTCCCTGAAACTGACAGACAAGTACAAAAAGAATATTCAGAACTATCGGTTAAAATATTGGGGTGAAAATTATAACCGCGGCGTTCGTTTGCTAAAGGCCAAAAAATATGACGATGCCATCAAGAGTTTTGAAACCGCCATTCGAATCGATTCCACCCGCGCTGAAAGCTACCAGAACATGGCGTTTGCGTACATCAAGAAAAACAATATCAAGAAGGCTGAAGAGCTCTACAAAAAGGTGCTGGAGCTAAAGAAAGACGATCCTAAAATCTATTTTACACTGGGATCCGTTTACTACAACGAAAAGCAATACGATCAGGCCATTAAGATGTTTGAAAAGGCCATTGAGTTGGATCCGAACAATAAGGACGCCTTTTCATACCTGGCCCTCGCTTACGATATGACGGGAAATTCCCAAAAAGCCTTTGACATGTACAAGAAGGCCATTAAAAATAATCCGAATGATACCGATCTTCTGTTTAACCTGGGACGGCTTTATTTCCAGAAAGAGGACTGGCCCAATGCCATTAAGATTTTTGAACAATTGGCTCAAAAGACCCCCAATGACTACGATGTGGTTTACAATTTGGGAAATGCCTACCTTTACTATGGCGATAAGATTACCAAAGAACGCCGAAAATTGGAAGAGTCGGGTAAGAAAATTTCGAAAAGCGATCTGCAAAAGCTAAAAGATCAGGAAAAGGCTGAATATACCAAAGCAGTTACTTATCTTGAAAAAGCCGTAAAAATCAAGCCGGACAATCCCAATGCCTGGTACAATTTAGCCGTGGCCTACGTCCGGATTGGTGAAAGCAAAAAAGGAAAAGCCGCATTCGATAAAGCCGATGAATTGAAAAAGAATAAATAA
- the mtnA gene encoding S-methyl-5-thioribose-1-phosphate isomerase has product MPIRTIEWKEDSVYLIDQTLLPEKILKRRIQSPTEMAHAIRSMQIRGAPAIGIAAAFGVYLGARTVANSSPEDFLEGVSSAVFQLRKTRPTAVNLFWALNRMEQKARRIAHLPPRVRLAELLQEAQNILEEDRQMCRAIGKNGLSLIKEKSITFLTHCNAGALATADYGTALGIIYAAQEAGKTVRVFADETRPQLQGSRLTAWELQQAGIDVTVICDNMAAFVMKQKKIDYIVVGADRIARNGDVANKIGTYNLAVLAEKHKIPFIVAAPSSTFDLSIEDGGHIPIEERNRDEVIRRFGVLTAPENVSVYNPAFDITESALITSIVTEKGVLRPPFGESIKKLMMNQNSATSDPPKTN; this is encoded by the coding sequence ATGCCAATTCGTACTATTGAATGGAAAGAGGATTCGGTTTACCTGATCGACCAGACGCTCTTGCCTGAAAAGATCCTGAAGCGCCGGATTCAATCCCCGACGGAAATGGCCCATGCCATTCGAAGCATGCAGATTCGGGGAGCCCCCGCCATTGGAATCGCGGCCGCGTTTGGTGTTTATCTGGGGGCACGAACGGTGGCGAATTCCTCTCCGGAAGATTTTCTGGAAGGGGTTTCTTCTGCTGTTTTCCAATTAAGAAAAACCCGGCCAACCGCCGTTAATTTGTTCTGGGCGCTTAACCGCATGGAGCAAAAAGCCCGGCGTATTGCCCATTTACCACCACGGGTTCGTCTCGCCGAACTTCTGCAGGAGGCACAGAACATTCTGGAAGAAGATCGGCAAATGTGCCGGGCAATCGGCAAAAACGGGCTTTCCCTCATTAAAGAAAAATCCATTACATTCCTTACCCATTGTAATGCAGGCGCACTGGCTACGGCCGATTACGGCACGGCACTGGGCATTATTTACGCCGCACAGGAGGCCGGCAAAACCGTCCGTGTTTTCGCCGATGAAACCCGCCCCCAGCTTCAGGGTTCCCGCCTGACGGCATGGGAGCTGCAACAGGCCGGGATCGACGTAACCGTAATTTGCGACAACATGGCTGCTTTCGTTATGAAACAGAAAAAAATTGATTATATTGTCGTGGGAGCCGACCGTATTGCCCGAAATGGCGATGTGGCCAATAAAATCGGGACCTACAATCTGGCCGTTTTGGCTGAAAAACACAAAATTCCCTTTATCGTAGCAGCCCCGTCCAGCACGTTCGATTTGTCCATTGAGGACGGCGGCCACATTCCAATTGAAGAGCGCAATCGGGATGAGGTGATCCGCCGATTCGGGGTTCTAACCGCCCCCGAAAATGTTTCGGTTTACAACCCGGCATTCGACATTACAGAAAGTGCCCTGATTACTTCAATTGTGACCGAAAAAGGGGTGCTGCGCCCCCCATTTGGAGAATCCATAAAAAAATTAATGATGAATCAGAATTCCGCAACGTCCGATCCGCCAAAAACGAATTGA
- a CDS encoding YjbQ family protein, producing MEIIFETITKETRGNTDIIDITPDVREKIGQSSLRQGSVLLFVPGSTGALTTIEYEPGLLQDLPEFFEQIIPSNRSYHHDRTWGDGNGYSHLRASLVGPSLNIPFYAGELVLGTWQQIIFIDFDNRPRHRKIIVHIIGE from the coding sequence ATGGAAATTATCTTCGAAACGATTACAAAAGAGACCCGCGGAAACACCGACATTATTGATATTACCCCGGATGTCCGTGAAAAAATCGGCCAATCCAGCCTTCGGCAGGGGTCGGTTCTTCTGTTTGTGCCCGGGTCTACCGGGGCGCTTACAACCATTGAATATGAGCCGGGCTTGCTGCAGGACTTACCCGAATTTTTCGAGCAGATTATCCCATCCAATCGGTCTTATCACCACGATCGCACCTGGGGTGACGGCAACGGGTACTCTCATCTTCGGGCCTCTCTTGTGGGGCCGTCCCTAAACATTCCCTTTTACGCAGGGGAATTGGTTCTGGGTACCTGGCAGCAAATTATTTTTATTGATTTTGACAACCGGCCGCGTCATCGGAAAATTATCGTTCACATCATCGGTGAGTAA